A single genomic interval of Streptomyces graminofaciens harbors:
- a CDS encoding phosphotransferase family protein, with the protein MPIVITPRPPYHSTAVRPQWNDLPQRVRELIARRLGGSVAARPSAGSGFTQGFASVITGTGGTQFVKAVNSADFAHIADCYRREAEVNQALPQAVPAPQHRWSEELDGWVILGFDAIESGRMPSSPWRTEELSASLDAYATAAEALSTPPAAFQQVGLKPLGEDGDFDDWRLLAAGATSAAVLPTWVPTGRLAPLAELESQWRQAVAGDAVLHHDLRQDNILVDANGSAWICDWNWPCLGASWFDLVLLLATAHADGHDATTVFRNHPTARGVDNGQLDAALAALSGFFLVSGSQPPADWSPYLRQHQTWCGEVTLRWLAARRKWLL; encoded by the coding sequence ATGCCGATCGTCATCACCCCGAGGCCGCCGTACCACTCCACTGCCGTACGCCCCCAGTGGAACGACCTGCCCCAGCGTGTCCGCGAACTCATCGCCCGACGACTCGGGGGCAGCGTGGCCGCCCGACCGAGTGCCGGAAGCGGCTTCACCCAAGGCTTCGCCAGCGTGATCACCGGAACGGGCGGCACCCAGTTCGTCAAAGCCGTCAACAGCGCAGACTTTGCACACATCGCCGACTGCTACCGGCGAGAAGCCGAGGTCAACCAGGCCCTGCCCCAGGCGGTACCAGCGCCTCAACACCGATGGAGTGAGGAACTGGATGGATGGGTGATCCTCGGGTTCGACGCCATCGAAAGCGGCCGTATGCCCAGCTCGCCGTGGAGGACCGAAGAGCTCTCAGCCAGCCTCGACGCATACGCGACCGCAGCCGAGGCACTGTCCACGCCACCCGCTGCATTCCAGCAGGTCGGTCTGAAACCACTCGGCGAAGATGGTGACTTCGACGACTGGCGGCTGCTCGCCGCCGGCGCCACAAGCGCCGCGGTCCTCCCCACATGGGTCCCGACAGGCCGACTGGCCCCCCTGGCCGAGCTGGAATCCCAGTGGCGGCAAGCCGTCGCTGGCGACGCAGTCCTCCACCACGACCTCCGCCAGGACAACATCCTCGTCGACGCCAATGGCAGTGCGTGGATCTGCGACTGGAACTGGCCTTGCCTTGGAGCTAGTTGGTTCGACCTCGTACTCCTCCTGGCCACAGCACACGCTGATGGCCACGACGCCACCACTGTGTTCAGGAATCACCCCACAGCTCGCGGAGTCGACAACGGTCAACTCGATGCCGCTCTGGCCGCGCTCTCGGGCTTCTTCCTGGTCTCCGGTTCACAGCCCCCAGCCGATTGGTCGCCGTACCTGCGTCAGCACCAGACGTGGTGCGGAGAGGTCACGCTGCGATGGCTGGCGGCCCGGCGCAAGTGGCTGCTATGA
- a CDS encoding non-canonical purine NTP pyrophosphatase: MPGITVAMCTGNGGKYRTAQEHLAPWGVEVEQVALELHEIQTTSVAKIAEHKARQAYAILGQPLFVEDSGFYIEEFAGWPGPMVKQALEAFGPAGFTHLADLTEKRTCRFASAAVYADADGELHTFADDTREPGTIAMAPDRGHGSRSWSDLWSIFVPKGATATLAALPEDEQNGVFAEWGKRSVVAALGEWLAQPQRHY; encoded by the coding sequence ATGCCGGGTATCACGGTTGCGATGTGCACAGGGAATGGCGGGAAGTATCGTACAGCCCAAGAGCATCTTGCGCCTTGGGGTGTTGAAGTGGAACAGGTGGCTTTGGAGCTGCATGAGATCCAGACCACGTCAGTTGCGAAAATCGCGGAGCACAAGGCCCGGCAGGCTTACGCGATTCTCGGACAGCCGTTGTTCGTCGAGGATTCAGGCTTCTACATTGAGGAGTTCGCTGGTTGGCCGGGACCGATGGTGAAACAGGCTCTGGAGGCTTTCGGCCCCGCCGGATTCACCCATCTCGCGGACCTCACCGAGAAGCGGACCTGCCGTTTCGCGAGTGCCGCGGTCTACGCGGACGCCGACGGCGAGTTGCATACCTTTGCGGACGACACCCGCGAGCCGGGAACGATCGCGATGGCGCCCGATCGTGGGCACGGTTCACGATCCTGGTCCGACCTGTGGTCAATCTTCGTGCCGAAAGGAGCCACCGCGACACTGGCCGCTTTGCCGGAGGATGAGCAGAACGGTGTGTTCGCGGAGTGGGGAAAGCGCTCGGTCGTCGCAGCCCTGGGCGAGTGGCTGGCACAGCCACAGCGGCATTACTGA
- a CDS encoding ATP-binding protein: MSRPFEESPYAFTVPPLVEAVPAARDRIVSRARRLGLALNEELAQDLKLLTGELVANSVMHTRAACIVSVQWTGQRLRVEVTDVDPTTVRPSQARSADENGRGLFLVAALATEWGSHPCATGKKTWFELTVPTSVRDTKTGMPSHAEAPADHAAFNRAVDTHSAVMEPAPIASPCTRVEHQAA; the protein is encoded by the coding sequence ATGTCGCGCCCGTTCGAAGAATCGCCCTACGCGTTTACCGTCCCGCCCCTGGTCGAGGCGGTGCCGGCTGCACGAGACAGAATTGTGAGCCGTGCAAGGCGGCTCGGGCTGGCCCTGAACGAGGAGCTGGCCCAGGACTTGAAGTTGCTCACCGGAGAACTGGTCGCGAACTCGGTCATGCACACGCGGGCCGCGTGCATTGTGTCCGTACAGTGGACCGGACAGCGGCTCCGTGTGGAAGTCACCGATGTCGACCCCACTACGGTGCGTCCGTCTCAAGCTCGGTCCGCGGACGAGAATGGGCGCGGTCTCTTCCTCGTCGCAGCGTTGGCAACGGAGTGGGGATCACACCCCTGTGCGACGGGGAAGAAGACCTGGTTCGAGCTGACGGTTCCCACGTCCGTGAGGGACACCAAGACCGGGATGCCCTCACACGCCGAAGCACCTGCTGACCACGCGGCCTTCAACCGCGCGGTAGACACCCACTCCGCCGTTATGGAACCCGCGCCAATCGCCAGTCCATGTACACGAGTCGAGCACCAAGCGGCTTGA
- a CDS encoding IS3 family transposase (programmed frameshift), with amino-acid sequence MVMKNYPPQFKADAVALYQSRPEATIRQVAADLGINPETLRNWVRAAGASRPRGRRADVPTEPPTPLEAENAALRKKVRELEEEREILRKAAKYFGRGDALVNRFQFVADHQRRYGVKRLCTILGVARSSFYYWRATAADRAARRAADARLAARIRVVHRELDGTYGVPRITAELREAGERVNHKRIARVMRGAGLAGVRLRRRHRTTVADQAAAKAPDLIGRDFTASEPNTKYVGDITYLPLDGGKFLYLATVIDLASRRLAGWAIADHMRTGLVTDALSAAERTRGSLAGAVMHSDHGAQYTSRAFADACRQAGVRQSMSAIGSSADNALAESFNATFKRETLQGRKHWSSEREACLDAFRWLNRYNTRRRHSSLGQRSPIAYETAFDTTATTLAQAA; translated from the exons GTGGTCATGAAGAACTATCCGCCGCAGTTCAAGGCGGACGCGGTCGCGCTGTACCAGTCGCGTCCCGAGGCGACGATCAGGCAGGTCGCCGCCGATCTGGGGATCAACCCCGAGACCTTGCGGAACTGGGTCCGAGCGGCCGGAGCGAGCCGGCCCCGGGGGCGCCGGGCGGATGTGCCGACCGAGCCGCCGACGCCGTTGGAGGCGGAGAACGCCGCTCTGCGGAAGAAGGTCCGTGAGCTGGAGGAAGAGCGCGAGATCCTGCGGAAGGCGGCGAAGTATTTCG GCCGGGGAGACGCGCTGGTGAACCGCTTCCAGTTCGTCGCCGACCATCAGCGCCGTTACGGCGTGAAGCGGCTGTGCACCATCCTGGGCGTCGCCCGCTCCAGCTTCTACTACTGGCGGGCGACGGCCGCGGACCGGGCCGCCCGGCGGGCGGCGGACGCCCGACTCGCTGCCCGGATACGGGTCGTGCACCGCGAGTTGGACGGCACCTATGGCGTCCCCAGGATCACGGCCGAGCTCCGCGAGGCGGGCGAGCGCGTCAATCACAAGCGGATCGCGCGGGTGATGCGGGGTGCCGGTCTGGCGGGCGTGCGCTTGCGCCGCAGACACCGCACCACTGTTGCGGACCAGGCCGCGGCGAAGGCCCCGGACCTCATCGGCCGCGACTTCACAGCAAGCGAGCCGAACACGAAGTACGTCGGCGACATCACCTATCTCCCGCTGGACGGCGGGAAGTTCCTGTATCTGGCCACCGTCATCGACCTCGCCTCACGCCGCCTGGCCGGCTGGGCGATCGCGGACCACATGCGCACCGGCCTTGTCACCGACGCCCTGTCCGCGGCCGAACGGACCCGCGGCAGCCTCGCCGGGGCGGTCATGCACAGCGACCACGGGGCCCAGTACACCAGCCGGGCCTTCGCCGACGCCTGCCGCCAGGCTGGCGTCCGCCAGTCCATGAGCGCGATCGGCAGCTCGGCGGACAACGCGCTCGCCGAGTCCTTCAACGCGACGTTCAAACGCGAGACGCTTCAGGGCCGAAAGCACTGGTCCAGCGAACGCGAGGCCTGTCTCGACGCGTTCCGCTGGCTCAACCGCTACAACACCCGACGCCGTCATTCCAGCCTCGGACAACGCAGTCCCATCGCCTACGAGACAGCATTCGACACAACAGCAACTACCCTGGCCCAAGCCGCATAG
- a CDS encoding proline dehydrogenase, with protein sequence MDAGLTALLGAAVGSLATLGSAMVTGRAAARSQFGQWRRQHRRDASANYLSAVYDRDVALDAVRDALRADRPDLRDVDEKMERFAAQVRGVHRAAEFVILEGPPSVVEAVYSVVHAADDLAEVMRRMVRDAHAEDTSRKAADTALAAEREHLLYQAVKSLRAAASDVLGDSRIRVY encoded by the coding sequence ATGGACGCTGGACTCACCGCGCTGCTCGGCGCCGCCGTAGGCTCACTTGCCACCCTCGGCTCCGCGATGGTCACCGGGCGCGCGGCGGCGCGCTCGCAGTTCGGCCAGTGGCGCCGGCAGCACCGCCGGGACGCCTCCGCGAACTACCTGAGCGCCGTGTACGACCGCGATGTCGCCCTGGACGCAGTGCGCGACGCGCTGCGGGCGGACCGGCCGGACCTGCGGGACGTCGACGAGAAGATGGAGCGCTTCGCAGCCCAGGTCCGCGGCGTCCACCGGGCCGCCGAGTTCGTCATCCTCGAGGGTCCGCCTTCCGTGGTGGAGGCGGTCTACAGTGTGGTCCACGCGGCCGACGACCTCGCCGAGGTCATGCGACGGATGGTGCGTGATGCCCACGCGGAAGACACCTCCCGCAAGGCCGCGGACACCGCGCTCGCCGCCGAGCGGGAGCACCTGCTGTACCAGGCCGTGAAGAGCCTCCGAGCGGCGGCCTCCGACGTCCTCGGCGATAGCCGGATACGCGTCTACTAG